The sequence gtgctataatttaaaagaatatttagtataaggcagttcaataattagttaaattcttaaacaattaaatctggaaatattatctataaatgtaaattttctagtttatgtttataatattataacatcataatattaaaacatatatgatTTAAGCTATTATAACATCGCCTACAGCTTTGAAATTGAACgtatggtaaaaaatatttatgttaatggtGAAAGTGCGCAGATAATGCGTAACTTGTTATATCTTTTCAGCCGTATGTCGCCGGGCCCTGTGAGAGCGTGCTCAAGTGGAAGCCGAGCGATATGAACAGTATAGACTTTAAGCTTAAGATCGTGAAAGAAGACAGACCTGGGTAAATAAAACGTGTGGCTCATTCGCCTGTCTGTTTACGTTtttcacattaaataatatgtcgGAGAAAAACACCGTTATCCTCCTTGACATCTTAACGAAATTGTTTAATCACTTCAAAGTTACTATACAAAACATCAATTATACAGTTAAAATCGAGTAGTGGGTTCTCGATACAATTCTCTTTCACTCAACAACATTGTTATTTATCATTAACTCTCCTAGTGATCCACCTCGATCCAGCATTCGGCCATTCGtatttatagcctattccaatcgcagtaggaataaagataaacaaaccttagatttacgtgtttcatgcgatttgctaataactcggctatatcgtgtactactaagagtttatgattgatatatatttatttataatacaacactattacacttaactacttatatcgactttaattttacttccgaaattccgataGCAATTCcgtcgacgtttaaaacgccattttattGCGAATCCATGGTCAATATCATgtattaatcaagctctcggccaatgatatcgcgtcaatttgctgtcaaatgtttttttatttggttttttccTGTTTTGATTGAAATAGAGTATATGTATTTCTCCAATTCCCGTCGCAGACTAAATAACCACTAGGTAATTTCCGCCAAAACGTTAAGATGGCGGCGAAAGAAACACAGCGGGTCAAATGTTGGTAGAGCTTTCACCATAATCattttaacaatacaaataccatttaaaatataaacaacaaactagtatatatgtaatgtaatgaaacTTTGTAGATTccgtatacatattaataaatgtacacatgaaaatatatatataataaaaatataattgtagaaTGATACCACGATTGAGGGGTCAACTTTACGTCGGACAAGGAGTGCTGTTTAATGATATTAAGGTCACCTCTGCTATAAGGAACCTCGATGGAAAGATCATTGAATGCAAGTATGAGAATAAAAAGTGGGTGTTTATGCGAGAACGTAACGACAAGTCTTTCCCCAACAGTCTAAACACAGCTAAgggtatgaaattttattacattgtttgttattttttttattacattgtttgCTTTACTTTGACACAATTGCTTTGTATCTTCGGATCAAATACCATTTATAGCATAAAATCAGAGTTATATGTTACCTATTTCCaagaagtttaaaaaaaggCTGATTTTTATTAAGAGTACGCCCAAAAATCTAAATTGACTTAATTTGGACGGTCATTGTTCGGTGGCAGCCAATGGCACAGAAGACCAATCAGCGTTGAAACTCAAATCATTTCTCTTAACCGATTTTTCAGagcattaaaacatatttttaaattttactatgaaCATATTGATCACAATGGTTTTTGCAACACAATATTTCTTTCATTCTAAATCATATTTAGATaatgttgataattatttttgtttccagCGGTAGCAAAAAGTATATTAAGCCCGGTCACAAAAGAAAGGTTGCTACAGTACATCAAAGAACACTGTGTCTTCAATGATCCCAAAAAGAAACGCGCTCGGTATCACTAGAGGTAACATTGCATTGGAAATGACGGAGTTTAATTGAATGTTCAAAAAAATTACTAAGTTTAATTTACACATTAGTGTAATCGAAGTTATTTTAGTGCCGAGGTCTCGTGTAGAATTCAAACGAATTTTTATCATCACGAAAGTGTAAGCAAATATAACCATATGCAAAAGTAAACGTtggattttattgttttttattattattattattttaatggttgtgttaataaatactatttgaaaCAGTGGCAACAAAATTGTCTTAACCAATTAGTTGTCCGTTCCACTAGTCGAACTCCTAGGAATCGAAATACTCACACCTCATTGGTCTAGGAGATTATTCTAAGAATATAGATGAAAGGGAACTCGTTTCGTGGAATGGACTTAGAATCGATATTAATGGTATAgaatgataaaatatactattatgtaTATGTTCGATGTTtcgagatttatttaaataagatttatttctaTTGGAACAgcttttacaaactatatatattaaaaacaaacattagaaTTACATATTTCATTCGATTTGTTTATAGTTCTGGGATGTACATCAGactgttcttgattaatatatttttatttgtgatacAACACGAATCCCACTTCCTATGACTAACTCCCTGAAAAGATCTGATAACAATTTTGCCAATCAAAACGCAAGTTTTTTGCGAAATCATCaatgtcatagattattcaagaaaTCGACCGATTTCGcgtcaattaaatgtcaaagttgtttatttgactttattcCCCTTGTTGTTGAAATAGAGGTTTGTGAATGAAATAACACACATAAAAGTTTGACGTAATTATAATCACACatcgtaataattatttgtttttatattgacaaattaaatttagattatgtctaatcaaaattttatattttatttacattcatatcaatacaaaaataatttctaaatttacatatgatttattttttggataatgctgtgatttttttaattttcaaaatattgaaaGCAATGAATTTCTTCTGAcgattgttgttttattatcttattaaaatgtGATTGCCTCAAgtctatgtttttaaatttgacaaccCGTCCTTCCTTCACCAAAATTATCACAATCTCGTAAATATCTGACAACCTACTTAGTCATTTGGaataataccaaaaatatactaaactaCCACCTAAATGGACTACaatggaataatataataattttaatataaaagtgttttatatattaaaaaaaaaaaatttttttttgttcactcATTTAAATCCTATTTTAATTACGAAGTGAAATTTTCGCGCTCGTATATCTTTGTCTATGCTTTCTGACAAGCATTTATCTTCATAGATACTCacactaataaattttaatattaataatcgaaatttataataaaacaaacattgtatATTGGCGTTATATCGTGAGCACGCATCACAACAATTCAGTCCCATAATTTCTTCAAACGCGCCAAACgaagtataacttcaaaaatatataatatattatatttttattaaagttttacgtgaaaatacatatatatcttccTTCTTCAATTACAAGTTACTCCGAGAAGCAGTATACTGCCATTTATTTTCACCATCAACGTcaaaacatgttattttattttcttttgtcaattttttCAAGTGATGGCTTACATTATAGGCAGCTGCCGGCCATAACTGTTCTGGAGTTTCTACATATATTACTTTCACCAAGTccatttcattaaatttcttTTCCATGTTTTTCTTCATCACATCGAGTATCTGCTCCTCTCTTTGATTTCTATGGTTAATATAGTATTCTATCTTTTGTATGGGAtcctataaaaaatacacaattagaAAGGTAGGTTTTAGTTTTTTgtcatgttattatattttgtatttttagctgaattttatataaataaaaaaaaaatttttagtgtATATAAACCATTAAATCTATAGAACATCAAAAAATTCACTGAATTTTTTAGAAAACAGAATACACAAGgtttttcttcaaatattttagtgCTAAGGTCATCACTGCATGACACTTACTTCAATAATGTTGCCATGTCCTGGATATATAACATTGGGTTTCAATTCCAATATTTTACTCAAACTTTtcatgtaagtatataaatctTCAAAAACTGCTGTCCCTTCGCCCAATATACAATCACCGCTGAACAATATGTTATCTTCGAGCAATGTCATAACAACATGGTCTGTTGTGTGGCCAGGTGTGTGATGAATCTTAACAGTAGCACCTTCGACTTTGATCTCTTGACCGTCAGCTAGCCAATTCAATGGCAATGTATTAGGCAATTCACTGTCTGGGGCATCGCTTGAGTCTCTCTTGTGTTTCCAAATTTGTGGTTGTTCTGTATGATATGTGGATTTTGTATGAGTAACTCAgcctacattttattttaaatatttaaatactttgggTATTCAAAACATGCAATATTTCTCAGAACTGAAGCCTGGGGTTTTTATAGGAAATTGTTAAACAAGGGAAATTTACTTCATAACTTCTGTTTTTCCTATGCGCAAATTATACgtcagttttaatataaatttatataaacaaaacctaTTTATTGCTACATCAATTTAATTGTGTAGGACAATAAAGCAAGTCAGTGTAATTGCAGGCACTTTACAAGGGTCTTAATATATTGGTTTTTATAGATTGTAATGCAGCTATATCTATAAAAGGAGACGgtgatcactttccatcaggtgggaATTGTATGTTTagctttctatttttaataaaaaatttgtatttactgACTTGCAATTGTTCCATAAAGATTTTCAACTCCACCAATATGATCGTGATGCCAATGTGTTACCACAATATGTTCAATATTGATCTGTTCTGCTTTAACTACTTCAGCAAGGTTTTTCTGATAATCCTGTACATCTCTATCACCCGTATCCAGCAATATacgactaaaaaatatatatttaataagcattccgtaattataattataatgaatattttatggttaaaattattacaacatgaataaaatttggtgttttcatcaaaataataaaaataagttaagattattattatatactaaaaatatattcatttacttttaaatgtattaagttgtattagcaattttttttatttctttattaaaatttaattcaattaattcaggtaaaataaaataaaaaagaattacatACTTTCTGCCATTcccaattaaataagtattggtACCTTGCAGAGTCATAGGACCAGGATTGCAACCAAGTACGCGTATTACTCTATTTGATAATTTTGTCACAGCCGGAATAACCGTAGCCATTCTATAccagatataattataaattgaatgtcATTAATTATATGATACTCTCTTATCatggttcatatttttttagtaaataattatgatagttATTTTGCTGAAAACTTACTTGAAACGTCTTAACGaggttatatagatataaaaatattaatagttaaataaaaaatattactttaaacagCGTTTGTCTAAACCAAAAACTTTAAAGTTCGATTTATCTCATTATCTGATTATCTCATATTGTTTTTTGTCAATTGTGTCATCTGTCACTGGTGGCTGTTGGTGTCAACTTCTGATTTTTGTATGTGTTTCATTTCGGACACGATAAGAATATAACAATCATACATAGTGTTGTGTAGTTCGCGAACGAACTAGTTCGAAAGAGCGCTCCCACAGATGAACTACGCGAACTAAATCATAGATAATACATTTATACTAGCTAAACTAGATCCCCGATTTTTCGTTCCATAGTTCGTTACTGAACGAGGAAAGGTAACGCCAATAATGTCGTCGCGCTCGCTCGCGCGGTATTCTACGGTCTACCTGTCACTCGCTCAGTGAACTCCATTTCGTTTCCGTGGCGATTTACGTATGCACTTGTAGGGGTACTATATATTCTCTTCCTTGACATGCTTGTCAAGAAAGAGAATATGTATAAGTTAtcgttgattattttaaaatttgttttatatagttataattttgatacttaaaaaaaaataaaagcaaaaatactaaaagagtattttaattattacttaaataattaacctatttgtttgcaataaataaaatctattttacgaatattcatttcatttatcttttatttaaagtccaaatctttttattattcttgtcGCAATAAGTGCAGTATAAAAACGAGCGAACGATCTGCCCTATTTTTGAATCAATAAAAGTCAGATCGCTGTTTTAGTTAATCCGTTCGTCAGCTCGCAGATGCTCGGTAGTCGGTAAGCATGTGGGAGCTGAAGAACTAAAAGAGCGAACTAGTTCGTTTAGGTTCGGCGAACTAAGCCGAGCGATCTCGGTTGCGAACTATTATGCCCAACTCTAACggcaaataaacatttgacatcaaattgacgtgatatcatcGGTCGACAATTTGGATAatgtattcattatggatttgcgaaaatatgtcatttttaatgttgacgaaactgttatcggaactttgaaagtaaaattggatataagtagtttagtggaacaggtgtaatattataaataaataatatatgttgtcgctacgatttttgaagcgggcaacattaaaaaaaaaagaaaacattggcgggaaacttaagctctcttctggatacgctggaacattgttataaaattatctcacatattgttttactttaattcttaacataaccaataaagaaaaacgttattaattaatttcgagagtgatacatacaacttataCAAATACACCGTACAAATAACTAGCAGcagttaattaacaaataactttctttacatatatattagtaaataactcTTAGAAGTGCACTATCAAGatttaagtttgtttatctttatgccttcttcgattggaaaaGACTATACGTATACAAGAAAGTATCTAAAACTATTTAGCAAATATACAATACCTTTTTCAATAGTCCTACTATTCTGTCGTACAATATAACATTCAACAATATTGTAAACAACACAGTAAACAGCAAATATTTGTTGGTTTGATGGTTAAAATTTCCTACTAATTTTGACGACGGCCAAATCCTAAATTaagaagaattaaaattattatttacaccttacttttttaatatatgataaaaaatatataaaaataaatatatattttaaaaaagaacatttcaTCTTATAAATCTTCAAATTACCTACTAACTTTTTAAGCTGTTACtcaattagtataatattttacaggaATCTGTGGTTAATATTTTGGATGTTGACATTAGCTAATTGTCAACTGACAATTGACATTTTCAGGTTTTCTTTTCgaggaagaaaataaaaatggctgGTGCGCTGGCGAGAATTATTCAGGGGACGAAAAATAATTTAGGTAAGGGTATATTAATGTAACGTAAATTTGCATATGCTATAACAAAAGTTTATAAATTGAAGAAGTTTGAGTCTAGTGGTTATTGCGTAGTGTGAAcaacttacataatattttgacatatattACAGGTATAATCGGACCTTTGGCAACGATCAACAATGGATCAGTACGATTTCAACAGACAGAAAGCACTAAAACAAAGTTTGGGCCACTGGCTGACAGTGACAGGATTTTCACCAATTTATATGGCCGTCATGATTGGCGACTTAAAGGAGCCCTGCGACGCGGGGACTGGTATATGACTAAGGAGATCATGCTCAAGGGCGTAGACTGGATTGTCAGtgcgtatttaaatatacatatatatatatatattatttatttgtgtgttactcttaaattaaatgtgtaataatttCAAAGCCATAATATGGTTGaagttgttgaaatattttttctacaatattttaaaggcaGCATAGATTTTcactaatgtttttaattacattaaaaaaaacctactgGCGGATAGGAATCCTGACAAActcttgttttaattaaattaaagaaacacattaaaaaagCCACAAGCCGGAATTTGTACTATCATGGTGTTATACATGTGACCACTTCTTTTTAAAAAGTAGGTTAACTGATGGGAAATGTGCCACCATCACCCAAAGACATCAATTGTAAGCTGTAAGGTATTGCACAAAACCCAAGTCATCACTTGTTACAGCCCAGTCACTCGAATATGTCACCGAAATATTCCTAGAGTGGCAAGAGGGATTATGTGCATGTGTGTGTAAAcatgatatgaaatatttgtttacctCTAAATCTTTTTAGATACTAATCAAAGAACTAAATTGATTCAGAATTACGGAAACTCctaagaattaaatgtaaaatgttatttgtattttagaTGAACTCAAGACATCTGGACTCCGTGGTCGTGGAGGCGCTGGTTTTCCAACTGGTATGAAATGGTCCTTCATGAACAAGCCTTCCGATGGTCGACCTAAGTATCTTGTAGTGAATGCTGATGAAGGAGAACCAGGCACCTGCAAAGATAGAGAAATTATGCGCCATGATCCCCACAAGCTGGTTGAGGGATGCCTGATAGCTGGTAGAGCTATGGGAGCTCAAGCAGCTTACATTTACATTAGAGGAGAGTTTTACAATGAAGCTAGTAATCTACAAGTGGCTATTGCCGAGGTATGTACAGCTTTgtgatataatcattttttttatacatatatattttgttaccaCGCTATGCCTACTGGCGACAAGCACCTGGGTGCTAGCGGTCCATTCAATATCCCCTCCACAAAAGTTATCTCAAAAAGACCTTCTGGGGCATCTCACAGATGATGATGAAGACTGGATTACCATCGTAGAGATGTACCCCGGGGTTTTTATGCACCCTGGATTAAGATGTTCCTGCATAACATAGCTGTACACTTAATGTTTGATCTAAATAAGCAATctgagaaaattttaaattttctctttgtttaagtactttaaaaacataaatcaataacaaatatcaatttGAAGTATGGAATCTGCTCTTTACAGGCATACCAGGCTGGTTTGATCGGTAAGAACGCTTGCGGGTCCGGCTACGACTTCGACGTGTTCGTACACCGCGGCGCCGGAGCGTACATCTGCGGAGAGGAGACGGCACTTATCGAGTCCATCGAGGGCAAGCAGGGGAAGCCGCGACTCAAGCCACCGTTCCCCGCTGACGTTGGTCTCTTCGGATGTCCCACCACCGTCAACAACGTCGAGACCATCGCAGTCGCACCTGTGAGATACTTTACTATAGCCCATGCACAGAGATTTGAAAACAACTTAGACGACATTCAAAACGACATTCTTTCGtgaaattactataaatatcgTAGATTATTCAAGGTCATAGCTCATATCGcttcaattaaatgtcaatgttGTCTACTTGTCTATATTCTTATAAACGGGTCTTATCCTAAGTCACATAGTACAGAACTTTGTCGACGAAACTTTTATCGGAAGCTTAGAAGCaaatttaaagtggatataagtagttaagtgtaatagtgttgtattataaataaatatatattaatcataatctcTTAGTAGTGCAtgatatagctgagttattagcaaatcttATGAaacacgtaaatctaaggtttgcttatctttttttctacttcttttggaatagactattaattttttatgataatatttccAGAGCATCTGTCGTCGGGGTGGCAAGTGGTTCGCGTCGTTCGGCCGCCCGCGTAACAGTGGCACCAAGTTATTCAACATCTCTGGTCACGTGAATACACCCTGCACCGTGGAGGAGGAGATGAGTATCCCTCTCAAAGAGCTCATCGAGCGACACGCCGGCGGGGTGACAGGTGGATGGGACAACTTGCTGGCCATCATACCCGGAGGATCGTCGACACCGCTCATACCGAAGGAGTGAGTATAGGATTTATATTCATCATCTTTTTTGtcatctaagatgttatatgaTGTTGTATTAATTTAGTTTGGCATTTATTAATTCTACATAATAGAAACGTGTATAGAACCTTATGTTGGGCTTGTGCAATCTGCAATGTGCTCTAACACATTTAGATCTaagtataactatataaatttgttCTTAAGCTAACAGACATACTATAGTGTAAATTGATTTATGTaagaaactttaaatattataaaataatataataaaataattataaaaacaaatacatattaatttagtaaaaaacaaatgtttattgaaattttaattgtataaattatattgaaataatattctgtCATAACAGTTTCTTTATAAAATCGTAATTAATTTTCAGTGTTTGTGAAACAGTCTTAATGGACTTTGACGGTCTCGTGGCCGCTCAAACTTCCCTGGGTACGGCAGCTATCATTGTGATGGACAAGTCGACTGACATAGTGAAGGCCATCGCACGTCTCATCATGTTCTACAAGCACGAGTCGTGTGGTCAGTGCACCCCCTGCAGAGAGGGTGTATCCTGgatgaataaaatgatatataggtatgtaatcaactttatagattttattttggtCAACTTTTATACTATGGGATAATtatagtattgtattttttatatcctgAGATATCATTTTGTGCTCTGGTGCTGAAAGGTAAATTAAGCCATACATTCAGGTAATCAGTTTTTTAactgtttgtaatattgttgAAACTGTAAATCTTA comes from Vanessa atalanta chromosome 3, ilVanAtal1.2, whole genome shotgun sequence and encodes:
- the LOC125076852 gene encoding beta-lactamase-like protein 2 homolog; translation: MATVIPAVTKLSNRVIRVLGCNPGPMTLQGTNTYLIGNGRNRILLDTGDRDVQDYQKNLAEVVKAEQINIEHIVVTHWHHDHIGGVENLYGTIAKQPQIWKHKRDSSDAPDSELPNTLPLNWLADGQEIKVEGATVKIHHTPGHTTDHVVMTLLEDNILFSGDCILGEGTAVFEDLYTYMKSLSKILELKPNVIYPGHGNIIEDPIQKIEYYINHRNQREEQILDVMKKNMEKKFNEMDLVKVIYVETPEQLWPAAAYNVSHHLKKLTKENKITCFDVDGENKWQYTASRSNL
- the LOC125077049 gene encoding NADH dehydrogenase [ubiquinone] flavoprotein 1, mitochondrial, yielding MAGALARIIQGTKNNLGIIGPLATINNGSVRFQQTESTKTKFGPLADSDRIFTNLYGRHDWRLKGALRRGDWYMTKEIMLKGVDWIVNELKTSGLRGRGGAGFPTGMKWSFMNKPSDGRPKYLVVNADEGEPGTCKDREIMRHDPHKLVEGCLIAGRAMGAQAAYIYIRGEFYNEASNLQVAIAEAYQAGLIGKNACGSGYDFDVFVHRGAGAYICGEETALIESIEGKQGKPRLKPPFPADVGLFGCPTTVNNVETIAVAPSICRRGGKWFASFGRPRNSGTKLFNISGHVNTPCTVEEEMSIPLKELIERHAGGVTGGWDNLLAIIPGGSSTPLIPKDVCETVLMDFDGLVAAQTSLGTAAIIVMDKSTDIVKAIARLIMFYKHESCGQCTPCREGVSWMNKMIYRFVDGNASPKEIDMLWEISKQIEGHTICALGDGAAWPVQGLIRHFRPELERRMQAYAQQHGPSRAERLY